ATCTAACGCTTAAGATTGGTGGTACAGTGTCACCCAAAATAGCATTGTCATTTTAGCatttccctatatatatatatatatatattttattgatttaccATGCATTGGGGCTTATATTtacaaacaaaagaaaatggagtggacttgttattttaaatagatatatcttgttaaaaaatataatttttaattattcatattttggtaataaaatAGGTGGACAATTTTAAGGAGTACACGTGTGGATGTCTCAGGAGACATAAAATATATGTGTCTTGCAAATATTAAACTTgcttttgaataaacaattaGTTAGCTAAAACCGACATAGATAGGGGTTAATATATTTATGCGAATTCCTTTATTTTTGGGAGGAAAAGAAAGAAGTTTTCAGATCAAgggttataaatttaaaaacagGATCAGGAGTCCAGTAATTTTTATCTGTgggttataaatttaaaaacagGATCAGGAGTCCAGTAATTTTTATCTGTCCTAATCAGGTatgtataaatcacatttttaattttacatattttatatgattgattgctatgtgttaaattggagtgagcataaaatggttatgtgttatttaatattgatggTAGAATATTGAATATGTGAGTGGTGatatggatatatttttatagcaTTAGAATTATTTGCATCattggattaaagaggatatgtgacaaTCTTGCCCTGGGTTCTACGGGTCATATTCAAtgataatggacctacgggtcaaagaaAATGTGCAAAGAGGGCTATTCGtagaaaggtcaaatcaaagaggggccttcgtggaaagacCAAATGATTAAAAGGGACTTTCGGGTCGTTTATAATGGAtatcccgggcagataccagacTTGAactgtcacagaataataaactgaacagagtggcatatgcatatttatatggaattattttaatatttgttgataattgttatatatattggttaaaaaatatgtttgatttttgagcTGTGGAATTAACGGTAAGATTTATATACACtaagttgtggctcatataaaccactaatatttttcaggaataagatatcagtgGAGTTTTTGGTTGACGTGGGTCGTATATATTGCACGTGTTATCAGGTTCGGCAGCTGATGTATTTTAGCAACCTTCTTCTCcccatcatttttgcatgtagacaaatgtgtagtatatagagtggtgagagggtcgcACTATGgtttagaatgttttgaaatatgtacctgataaatgttggattttgaaattatataatgtgtattttatttacttaacgtgtggattatttcttttaaaatttgaatttatttattataagtCTATAGGTCAGAAAAGATTGGGGTGTGACAGAGGTATTTGGGAAggtattatatattttctcattttgaagaggtatctttacatctccatcaatggagagttaaaatcatataaccatcatatttgctttcttttcataaaaaatcattctccaaggggaatgtatttgagaaggtatttcactttatgttttttaatgcattttgtactattattttattttttttaaatgatatatttttttatatactccctccgtccacgaaaattcgtcccggtttgaccgggcacgggttttaagaaatgtaatggaaagtgagttgaaaaagttagtggattgtggttcctacttttaaagtattagttttataataaaatgtgagtaagaatgagttagtggaatatgaggtggtccactaccaaaaatggtaaaagtaaaatgagacaaattttgggggacggacggaaatggaaaattaggacaaattttcgtggacggaggtagtactttttttctttggaatgtagtattactttttgaaagggtatatttcattttttaagaaggtaaataaatgatatacctctttcatttaccttttttttttttggagagGCTCTTAGTTCTAAATAAATTCCAAACTtgctttttagtatatcaATGCTGAACGATTTTATGTTCTGGAAAGGTCCATTTTTCTTATCTTCTCACTCTATCAATTTCTAATCTTTTCATATTATCAATTTTGGAATCAGTCTTTGTAGGTGAACCTCTCATAAGgttttgatttaattgaagaaaaaaacaaactcgaTCAAACACTCTGTATGAATAATATTTCCATTCTCATTAacaaaaagtggttgagtaaTTATTAATCGGAAAGTTTAggttatcaaaaataaaaatatatcattttatctgggataaattaaaaaggaaagtttaTCATCTTAGTTGAAACTGAGGaagtataaaatatagaaaagacGACAGTGAAACTTTTTGTATCTATATGTGTtactaatactccttccgtcccctaaaaatatttttttataaaaataacacgagttttaaagcaaaattagtaaagtaagagaaatatagaaagaaaattgtaTTAAGAAAATGAGTTTCACCTTATTAGATAGAAAGATACTATCTCCGTCTCACATTAATTatcacattttgccattttgatttgtcctacaataaaattcacatttcacttttaccataaataataactaGATCCTACATTCCATCAACCaattatattcacattttattataaattaatatatataagtgggactcataattcaataatttatttagtcttttttttttttacatttcttaaaattcgcgCGCGTGAGCATGTGAcacttaattagttaatttggGTCGTGGTATTTTCTTAGATCGAAAGTTTCTATTTAAAGAAGATGTAcctaaattcaaaaatggatttagTTGGATTTgaatatccatttttttgCTTATCCTAATATATGGGCCAAGAAAAGATGACGGGTTGTATCTAAAACCCGCTTAAAACCCTCCCTCCCTCCCTCTCCGCGCAGATTGACACAGTGGTTGAAGGAACGAAATGATGTTAAAACGGGGAAAACCTTCCGTCTTAAGTATCGCTGAGAAATGCAAGGTTTATTATCTAATCCATCTTTTGATTTTGAGCCTGTTATTCATGTATTACTTTTTTGGCAGAATGTATTGGCTTCCAATTGGCAGGGTAAGCTCAATACCATCAAAGCCGATTCAAATGATAGGTAATTCTACCAATTTCACAACTAAAacatactacctccgtccttgaaaaatagaaattttttaaacgACGCGgtttttaatgcacaatttgtaaaattagagagaagaattggtaaaataagagagagagaggaagaaaaaTGGTGGAAATAGAGTTAGTGGTTGTGAGGTCcactttctaaaatagaaagtttagaaagtttctatttttatgggacagggGTAGTATAATTCCCTGTTTTTTTGGTGTTCTGATGCTTATTTTTTGTGGTACTTAGCAAGGAGGAGATCTACAGTTCAAGAGTGAAGTATGTTGTGCAGAAAGGAAGGCCCTATATTTGGGTACCTGAGAAGGAGTTGCATAATGTGGTAACATTTCTTCTCTGAGTGTGTTGGTGTTGTTACTCATGGTTCATAGCTAACTTTCCTTAGATATGATAATTCATTGTGCAAGTAGATTGTTATTCTGTACTATAATGTTACATTTCCTCTCTCATATATGATACTTGGACACTAACATCTTATTGGAACGCATTACATTCCTTACTTGAAATTGACTATCTCTGAATTTTATGCTACTTGGAACAgctaaaaattatttgagaCAGCTAGATGCAAGCATTTTTGGTCTAAAACATCTGTGTCCATTTTACAGTTAGCATGTTTTCACTGAATAGTTTTAGATGTATAGAATGTAGAGTTAGTCTACCTCTAAAACCAAGTATATGTAGCACAGTGATCAAGATGCGGGACACTTCTAGAATATGTCCTAGAAGAGAACTGGACCACACAGTTAACTACCTAAGTTTAAAGAGAACAATGTACATTTGTGCAAGGTAATTGTCACTGTTCCACTGTTCCTATAAATGGGAAATTTAGGTGGACTGTTGTAATATTGCAAAAGGAGGACAGTCGGCAAGTTTGGGATGACATTAAAGACTGTTCTGGAAGGGTTAACTAGGTATTACCTAGTTTTCTTTTCTCCCATGGTAACACAGCTGCCAGATTCAATTACTTGAAATATTTGCCCGATAATTACTATCTGAAATTTACTTCCATGGTGAGATTGTACCATCAAAGCTTGTCAGTTTAATACAAAGTAGCTTGTCGTTCTATCTTgatattctaaattttgtgTAAGCGATTGATAGATTACACATGATTTGCCAATGATAgaatatttgtaaattgttGCTGCAGTGTCATTGTAGAGTATACAGGTTTTATAAGTGATATTTTGACATGGAAACTGATCTTCTAGTGTATATGAAGTTTCTTATGATAGCAATAAGTGGCCAAGTCAGTTGCTCTGTTGGTGGCCTGTCATTCTCATCAGTGTTTTCTCTTACAGAATACTATTATTGATGAACGTGGCTCTTTTGCTGTGAGCAGCCCCATTCCAGGGCCACTTGCAAGTATACTGAAATCAGTTAAAAAGGTGTGAATTTGCTAACTTTTAGTATAAGTTTcacatgaaatttttttctttattctccTTCAACTGTATGCTCGGCATTTGTAATCTGTTTGGTTAACCCATCTGCTATAATGCTATTCAATCTGCTGCTAAAACCAAGAAAATGGTCTTATGCCTGGAATGTTAACTTGTTCTCAAGTCTTTCTGTATACTATGTTTGGTATAAGTTTGCCTTCTTGCAGTTGCAAAGCAAAGCCTGCGCTCCAAAAAATCCTAAGATATTTATTGCTTTATTTCATGCAGCTACCAGCCCGGGTTGCGCTAATTGGTGATGCTATCCTCCTTGAAGATGAAAAGGTGTAAAGAAATTCAGTATCGCAATTTAATGCTTTTCACTGGATTTTCTTCGTGATGTTGAAATCTAAAGTTGTTTTACTATTGACTTTTACACTGGATTTTACTGCCTTATTCATCAGCCACTGTGAGTTGTCTGTAAGAATAAGTGCTATTTCTTGCAACAGCCTTTTTACAATATATGTCATCTGATAATGGTTAGGTTTTGTCCATCagaatattcattttatgGCTTGGCGGTTCGAGTATGACCAATATACTTGtgtgtaaaaataaaatttttgctaGGCTGATAGacaaaatcatatttatataatctGAATTCTGTTACAGTGCTACGTCATACATACACAGTGTTCTTACTTGGTAAAATCAAGTTTCCATCCGTGATATTTACAGTGCATTTAATGTCCTGCAATAATGCTTCTGCCCTCTAATTTGAGTATTCTTCTGTAGTATATGGTCACCAAAATGACTGGCTCTTGAAAGGAAGGTGTATccttattttctctcttaataTGTTACAGGCTAAGTTAGCAGCTGAAAGCCTTAAGGAAACCCTGTTAGCAGACCAGAAGGCTGTCGAGGAAATAAACTATTCAGTTTCTGGAATATTAAACTCATCCCATCTTGGTTCTACTTCCCGAGTTGCAAACCTTCAGGAATTACTCCAAGGCGATGCACAATACAATCTGTATAAATTCAAGGTAAGGTAAGAATCTCCAGAACTTCCTTGTAGCTTCTTTTCTAGAACGGCAATGTGTGGATTTAATAACGCTGCAACATATTGGCTCAAGCTTAAGAAGACGGAAGTTAGTAGGACATTTTTGAATGATGGCGTTCTATGTTGGTGGACATGGAACAATTTGTGATTGCTGAGAGCTGTGTCATTAAGACTGTATCT
The nucleotide sequence above comes from Salvia hispanica cultivar TCC Black 2014 chromosome 5, UniMelb_Shisp_WGS_1.0, whole genome shotgun sequence. Encoded proteins:
- the LOC125186834 gene encoding uncharacterized protein LOC125186834 isoform X3, with translation MMLKRGKPSVLSIAEKCKNVLASNWQGKLNTIKADSNDSKEEIYSSRVKYVVQKGRPYIWVPEKELHNVNTIIDERGSFAVSSPIPGPLASILKSVKKLPARVALIGDAILLEDEKAKLAAESLKETLLADQKAVEEINYSVSGILNSSHLGSTSRVANLQELLQGDAQYNLYKFKVRSCTYIDTNAIVHKVNPKDVENSKADRLAQFSMSLIDGINRSETRRRALILFCITFLNENAKDAFILSVDMKGFDVLAKVLGSVKGDGSREYQWKELRFGFKDEASDAETFCQRLLEMEEEALKKISSVTVVARSLSLQLWNMRI
- the LOC125186834 gene encoding uncharacterized protein LOC125186834 isoform X4, giving the protein MMLKRGKPSVLSIAEKCKNVLASNWQGKLNTIKADSNDSKEEIYSSRVKYVVQKGRPYIWVPEKELHNVNTIIDERGSFAVSSPIPGPLASILKSVKKLPARVALIGDAILLEDEKAKLAAESLKETLLADQKAVEEINYSVSGILNSSHLGSTSRVANLQELLQGDAQYNLYKFKVRSCTYIDTNAIVHKVNPKDVENSKADRLAQFSMSLIDGINRSETRRRALILFCITFLNENAKDAFILSVDMKGFDVLAKVLGSVKGDGSREYQWKELRFGFKDEASDAETFCQRLLEMEEEALKKISSVTGI